A window of the Hordeum vulgare subsp. vulgare chromosome 5H, MorexV3_pseudomolecules_assembly, whole genome shotgun sequence genome harbors these coding sequences:
- the LOC123394931 gene encoding uncharacterized protein LOC123394931 yields MKPPHFTGEAAASASWAHEVKQALRDKLRWTPPAGTTGTGGGAARPPPASSAVTAEPAAQPPHGADCRGLAAAEDPIRRVMFLAPWGHT; encoded by the coding sequence ATGAAACCCCCTCACTTCACCGGGGAGGCCGCGGCCAGCGCCTCATGGGCTCACGAGGTCAAGCAGGCCCTCCGTGACAAGCTCCGGTGGACACCCCCCGCGGGCACCACGGGTACCGGCGGCGGCGCCGCGaggccgccgccggcctcctcggCTGTAACCGCCGAGCCGGCGGCGCAGCCTCCCCACGGCGCCGACTGCCGGGGCTTGGCCGCCGCCGAGGACCCCATCAGGAGGGTCATGTTCTTGGCCCCATGGGGCCACACATAA
- the LOC123394930 gene encoding B3 domain-containing protein Os06g0194400-like, with protein MAESNSYEEQRRRQIEENRRKLEELRVHHLSAAVREAAARPKPKPKPRPKPKAPEPGELRRSGRVASLPEQPNYLNDAEQRDYRGVYEAYAVRKGPTDEQRAGAIAKAEELRRRIHRSRCPAFVKPMSHSLAINEVHMRIPRDFRKYLPAAHGEAVVVVDEADDEFHMMYNAYKKRCHYLEKGWKGFAFDHDLVDGDCLVFHMTERAKFKVYIFRANPDYKSDQTFDESEDEE; from the exons ATGGCGGAATCGAACTCGTACGAGGAGCAGCGCCGGAGGCAGATCGAGGAGAACCGCCGGAAGCTGGAGGAGCTGCGGGTGCACCACCTCTCCGCCGCCGTCCGCGAGGCCGCCGCCAGGCCCAAGCCCAAGCCCAAGCCCAGGCCG AAGCCCAAGGCCCCGGAGCCCGGCGAGCTCCGGCGGTCCGGCCGCGTCGCCAGCCTCCCGGAGCAGCCCAACTACCTCAACGACGCAGAGCAGCGCGACTACCGTGGAGTGTACGAGGCATACGCTGTTCGGAAAGGGCCGACCGACGAGCAGAGGGCCGGCGCCATCGCCAAGGCCGAGGAACTCCGGCGCCGGATCCACCGCTCCCGCTGCCCCGCCTTCGTCAAGCCCATGTCCCACAGCCTCGCCATCAATGAAGTCCACATG CGAATCCCGAGGGACTTCCGCAAGTATCTCCCGGCGGCGCATGGTGAGGCGGTCGTGGTGGTGGATGAGGCGGATGACGAGTTCCACATGATGTATAATGCCTACAAAAAGCGCTGTCACTATCTCGAAAAGGGGTGGAAAGGGTTCGCCTTCGACCATGACCTTGTCGATGGCGATTGCTTGGTCTTCCACATGACAGAGAGGGCAAAATTCAAG GTCTACATTTTTAGAGCAAACCCAGACTATAAAAGTGACCAAACTTTTGATGAATCTGAGGATGAAGAGTAA